A single window of Verrucomicrobiota bacterium DNA harbors:
- a CDS encoding amidohydrolase family protein, with amino-acid sequence MKIDAHQHFWHYDAQQYPWIPKRSPLHHDWLPDDLAPLLAKAGLDGCIAVQARQRIEESRWLLTLADRSPIIKGVVGWVDLQSDTVERELAELCRNPRFVGVRHVVQDEPDADFMLRPNFLLGIAKLKAFNLSYDILIFPSQLPAAIELVKRFPEQPFVLDHIAKPLIKTGTLSPWQEQIRELAKAPNVMCKVSGMVTEADHGKWRLDDFKPYLDVVFSVFGEDRLMFGSDWPVCLLSGSYERVFDLVADYTRQLTAAARNKFFGGNAVSFYRIQDAGSNAALS; translated from the coding sequence ATGAAGATCGATGCACACCAACATTTCTGGCACTACGACGCACAACAATATCCTTGGATTCCAAAAAGGTCACCGCTTCATCACGACTGGCTACCCGATGACCTCGCGCCATTGCTGGCGAAGGCCGGCCTCGATGGTTGCATCGCCGTGCAGGCGCGGCAGAGGATCGAGGAATCTCGCTGGCTGCTCACTCTTGCCGACAGATCGCCCATCATCAAAGGCGTCGTCGGCTGGGTCGATTTGCAATCCGATACCGTTGAGCGGGAACTCGCGGAACTTTGCCGAAACCCCAGGTTCGTGGGCGTGCGCCACGTCGTACAGGACGAGCCGGACGCGGATTTCATGTTGCGTCCGAATTTCCTCCTGGGCATCGCCAAGCTCAAAGCGTTCAACCTCAGCTACGACATCCTCATCTTTCCCAGCCAACTTCCCGCCGCGATTGAACTGGTGAAGCGCTTCCCCGAACAGCCGTTCGTGCTCGATCACATTGCCAAGCCGCTCATCAAAACCGGCACGCTGTCGCCTTGGCAGGAGCAGATTCGTGAACTGGCGAAAGCCCCGAACGTGATGTGCAAAGTTTCCGGCATGGTCACCGAAGCGGACCATGGGAAGTGGCGGCTGGACGATTTCAAACCCTATCTCGACGTGGTGTTTTCGGTGTTCGGCGAAGATCGGTTGATGTTCGGTTCAGACTGGCCGGTCTGTCTGCTGTCGGGCAGTTACGAGCGGGTGTTCGATCTTGTGGCGGATTACACGCGACAGTTGACCGCCGCGGCACGCAACAAGTTTTTTGGCGGGAACGCGGTGAGCTTTTATCGAATCCAGGACGCTGGGAGCAACGCTGCCTTGTCCTGA
- a CDS encoding DGQHR domain-containing protein: MIATQIRQKDAVFYFVSYPSEDLLKKVRFISRFYDEGESIKPDEVEAEDDVGQFIARIERSDKAFQRALGKPKIKAIRNFYETAVTQPPIPGTVLLFTPQKLRFQTLGDADGIGHLQEPEEKFLIIDGQHRLAALQFYERTHPDDARNISVPCVIFDGRSEDFATEMFVIINSTPTRINKSHLVDLYERVSWAAPDLRFAARIAEMLYSEGDSPLRYRINRLGGRSKQEKWILQAELFNEIHRWVKQRWAKIEREGADKRGAERYYAMVRDFLKAASQVWSDAWGNDNYMVTKPVTLKAMLRVCADLASQDAEPADGRIERWRNQLSPWSERARDFRNEGFYERFPAKGQIERVAKVHRELGRVAGIQARASEKRQAA; encoded by the coding sequence ATGATTGCCACACAAATACGACAGAAGGACGCGGTCTTTTATTTTGTTTCGTATCCGTCGGAAGACCTGCTGAAGAAGGTGCGGTTCATCAGCCGCTTTTACGACGAGGGTGAATCGATCAAACCCGATGAGGTCGAGGCGGAGGATGATGTTGGCCAGTTCATTGCCCGCATCGAGCGGAGTGACAAGGCGTTTCAACGCGCGCTCGGCAAACCGAAAATCAAAGCCATTCGCAATTTCTACGAGACCGCCGTCACGCAACCGCCCATTCCGGGCACCGTGTTGTTGTTCACGCCGCAGAAGCTGCGCTTTCAAACGCTTGGCGACGCAGACGGCATCGGCCATTTGCAGGAGCCGGAGGAGAAGTTTTTGATCATCGACGGGCAACATCGGCTGGCGGCGCTGCAATTCTACGAGCGCACGCATCCGGACGACGCCCGAAACATCAGCGTGCCGTGCGTGATTTTCGACGGGCGCAGCGAGGATTTCGCCACCGAGATGTTCGTGATCATCAACTCAACGCCGACGCGCATCAATAAGAGTCATCTGGTGGATTTGTATGAACGCGTGTCATGGGCGGCGCCCGACCTGCGATTCGCAGCGCGGATCGCGGAGATGCTCTACAGCGAAGGAGACAGCCCGTTGCGTTACCGGATCAACCGCCTCGGCGGACGCAGCAAGCAGGAGAAATGGATTTTGCAGGCGGAGTTGTTCAATGAGATTCACCGTTGGGTGAAGCAACGGTGGGCAAAAATTGAACGCGAAGGCGCGGACAAACGCGGCGCCGAACGGTACTACGCCATGGTCCGGGATTTCCTGAAAGCCGCCTCCCAAGTCTGGAGCGACGCCTGGGGCAACGACAATTACATGGTCACGAAGCCGGTCACGCTCAAAGCGATGCTTCGCGTGTGCGCGGACCTGGCGTCACAAGACGCCGAGCCGGCGGACGGAAGAATCGAGCGTTGGCGGAATCAACTGTCGCCTTGGAGCGAGCGTGCGCGGGATTTCCGGAACGAGGGTTTCTACGAGCGCTTTCCGGCCAAGGGACAGATCGAGCGCGTGGCGAAGGTGCATCGAGAGTTGGGACGCGTGGCCGGGATTCAGGCGCGGGCGAGTGAGAAGCGGCAAGCCGCGTGA
- a CDS encoding intradiol ring-cleavage dioxygenase: MNNQVLFQNRRRFLHSLSFGAALFTVPGLFAEELVRTPRQTEGPFYPDHLPLDTDNDLIIVNDGTSPAVGEITHLSGRILDARVEPIRNMLVEIWQVDGHGVYLHSGSASHGNRDQNFQGFGRFLTGSSGEYYFRTIKPVKYPGRTPHIHFALNRKGMAKWTTQCYVKGEPKNERDGIYRDIKDPKARDAVTIDFAPIKNSRVGELAAKFDIVMGLTPEA, translated from the coding sequence ATGAATAACCAAGTTCTGTTTCAAAACCGTCGCCGATTCCTCCACAGCCTGAGTTTCGGGGCTGCGCTGTTCACTGTCCCCGGGCTTTTCGCCGAGGAACTCGTGCGCACGCCGCGTCAGACGGAAGGCCCGTTTTATCCGGATCATTTGCCGCTGGACACCGACAACGATCTCATAATCGTGAACGACGGAACCTCTCCGGCCGTCGGCGAAATCACGCACCTCAGCGGGCGCATTCTCGACGCGCGCGTCGAACCGATCCGCAACATGCTCGTCGAGATCTGGCAGGTCGATGGCCACGGAGTTTATCTGCACAGCGGCAGCGCCAGCCACGGCAATCGCGACCAAAACTTTCAGGGGTTTGGCCGCTTCCTCACCGGATCGAGCGGCGAATATTATTTTCGCACGATCAAACCGGTGAAATATCCCGGCCGCACGCCGCACATTCACTTTGCCCTTAATCGGAAGGGCATGGCAAAGTGGACGACGCAGTGCTACGTCAAAGGCGAGCCGAAAAATGAGCGCGACGGAATCTATCGCGACATCAAAGATCCGAAAGCCCGCGATGCAGTGACGATCGATTTCGCTCCTATCAAGAATTCACGCGTCGGCGAACTGGCTGCGAAGTTTGACATCGTGATGGGTTTGACGCCGGAAGCGTAA
- a CDS encoding dienelactone hydrolase family protein: protein MKRSLTLFVAAMLAAVTVQAQDWAKAKLAKSSRHQEWVNVKHGSREVNSFIVYPEVKDKATAVVVIHEIFGLSDWARCVTDELAEAGYIAIAPDLLSGSASGGGGTAELIKSGAEVGQAIRKLPPDQITADLNAVVEYVSKLPACNGKVAVAGFCWGGGQTFRFATNNKDVKAAFPFYGTGPDKEEDIARIKAPVYGFYAGNDARVNATIPTSTELMKKAGKTYEPVTYDGAGHGFMRAGEAPDANEANKKARDEAWKRWKELLKKI, encoded by the coding sequence ATGAAACGATCGCTTACACTCTTCGTCGCTGCCATGCTGGCGGCGGTAACGGTTCAAGCCCAAGATTGGGCCAAGGCAAAACTCGCCAAATCCTCACGCCATCAGGAATGGGTCAATGTCAAACACGGCAGCCGGGAAGTGAATTCCTTCATCGTCTATCCCGAAGTGAAGGACAAGGCCACGGCCGTGGTTGTCATCCACGAAATCTTTGGCCTGAGTGACTGGGCGCGATGCGTGACGGACGAATTGGCGGAGGCGGGATATATCGCCATCGCGCCCGACCTGCTTTCGGGCAGCGCGTCGGGTGGCGGTGGCACGGCGGAATTGATCAAGAGCGGCGCGGAAGTCGGCCAGGCGATCCGCAAACTTCCGCCGGATCAAATCACCGCCGACCTGAACGCCGTTGTTGAATACGTTTCCAAACTGCCCGCGTGCAATGGCAAGGTGGCGGTCGCCGGTTTTTGCTGGGGCGGTGGTCAGACGTTCCGGTTCGCCACGAATAACAAAGACGTCAAGGCGGCTTTTCCATTTTATGGCACCGGCCCGGACAAGGAGGAAGATATCGCGCGCATCAAAGCGCCAGTCTATGGCTTTTACGCCGGGAACGATGCGCGTGTGAACGCGACCATTCCGACATCCACCGAGCTGATGAAGAAAGCCGGCAAGACCTATGAACCGGTGACCTACGACGGCGCCGGGCACGGCTTCATGCGCGCCGGCGAAGCTCCCGATGCCAACGAGGCGAACAAGAAAGCGCGCGACGAGGCATGGAAACGCTGGAAGGAACTTTTGAAGAAGATCTGA
- a CDS encoding (2Fe-2S)-binding protein, with product MPNVTELYVNGTKRQINVDPDRTLLSVLRDDLDLTGAKYGCGEGECGACTVLVDGAPTRSCQKKVGSVGAKKIVTIESLEQNGKLHPLQQSFLEVGALQCGYCTPGMIMSALALLNKNRNPGEADIVRAMDGNICRCGTCGRIVAAISQAAKQMREAK from the coding sequence ATGCCAAACGTCACGGAACTGTACGTCAACGGAACGAAGCGGCAGATCAATGTCGATCCCGACCGCACGCTGCTCAGCGTGTTACGCGACGACCTCGATCTCACCGGTGCCAAGTACGGCTGCGGCGAAGGTGAGTGCGGCGCCTGCACGGTGTTGGTTGACGGCGCGCCCACGCGTTCCTGCCAGAAGAAAGTTGGCAGCGTCGGCGCAAAAAAAATCGTCACGATCGAAAGTCTGGAGCAGAACGGCAAGCTCCACCCGTTGCAGCAAAGTTTCTTGGAAGTCGGTGCGTTGCAGTGTGGTTATTGCACCCCGGGCATGATCATGTCCGCGCTCGCCTTGCTGAACAAGAATCGAAATCCCGGCGAAGCGGACATCGTTCGCGCGATGGACGGCAACATCTGCCGCTGCGGGACGTGTGGCCGGATTGTCGCCGCCATCAGCCAAGCGGCGAAACAAATGCGGGAGGCCAAATGA